One Streptosporangium sp. NBC_01495 DNA window includes the following coding sequences:
- a CDS encoding RNA polymerase sigma factor, with translation MQDPRVPPGARDRFEALYLACYPAVHRYALRRTDSADDVADVIAETFLTAWRRLDDVPEGDATVLWLYGAARRVLANHRRGQSRRTALASRLRDELAAGREMAPADPRADAVRVAFAMLAPADREVLALACWEELTGPQIATVLGCSSTAARLRLHRARKRLARLLDTTDEVPMMAALRGENR, from the coding sequence GTGCAGGATCCACGCGTGCCCCCCGGCGCGCGAGATCGTTTCGAGGCGCTCTACCTCGCCTGCTATCCAGCGGTCCATCGCTATGCGCTGCGCCGCACTGACTCGGCCGACGACGTCGCCGATGTGATCGCGGAAACCTTCCTCACCGCGTGGCGACGGCTGGATGACGTTCCCGAAGGGGATGCCACCGTGCTGTGGCTGTACGGCGCGGCACGGCGCGTCCTGGCCAATCACCGGCGCGGGCAGTCGCGCCGCACCGCGCTGGCCTCACGGCTCCGCGACGAACTGGCCGCCGGTCGGGAGATGGCGCCCGCCGACCCGCGGGCTGACGCCGTTCGCGTGGCTTTCGCCATGCTGGCCCCGGCGGATCGAGAAGTGCTCGCGCTGGCCTGCTGGGAGGAACTGACCGGCCCGCAGATCGCCACGGTGCTGGGCTGTAGCAGCACCGCCGCCCGGCTACGCCTGCATCGGGCCCGCAAGCGACTGGCCCGGCTGCTCGACACGACAGACGAGGTCCCCATGATGGCCGCGCTGAGGGGAGAGAACCGATGA